The Poriferisphaera corsica DNA segment ACGGTTTACCAAGTGATAGCTTTACAGCCTCATCGCGATACCTACACTTACCATCTGATTTATCGAGCCTGTGTGTAATCGATACTGGGTGATATCGCGATGCGCAAACAATCTAAAGCCATTATTTTTCTGGTTAGTTACTTCATATGTATCTCACTTGTGCAGTTTGCTGCCGCACGCATGATGCCTAGTCCAAATGTGATTGAGCGCATCGAGCACGCTAAAACACTGATTGCCATTTTAGATATGAACGCTCACCTGATTACAGCCGACGAGCGTGAACGATTGCTCATCAATAATGGTGTTTATAGTGATTGGGCAACCGTTGGTATGAGAAAATAGCTGCCGCCTAATTGTTGATTAGGTCATTTGTAAGAGCTGACGAATATATCAACCCTAGCAATCGATTTGATTATCCCGCAAGCTTTAATGCTTCCGCGATCGCTGCCTCATGTTCTTTATCATTCAAGCCATCATTCAGGTCTTCACTAAAAGAAAACCCATCAAACAGCTTTGCCCCAAGCACTTCAATCGCCGCTATAAATTTATCCGGCTTCTGGATACCGCATGCCTCAATATAAACATGTGCATGTACTTGTAGAGTTCCCGATGACATCATCAAGGCCAATGGTGTCGCCAGCCCAGTATATTTCGCGATCTTTCTCAACAATAACAATTCCCTCGTCTTCAATCCCATCTGACGCCCAACCTTATAAAACACCCCCATCGGCTGCGACCGGTTGTCGCGGGATCGCCACCAGCGAATCACACCAAGCAAACCAAACAACATCAAAACCGCGCCGCCAGCCAGCATGAGCAACCGCATGTCAAGCTTAGTATCAATGCCGTTATCGCGGATGTTCTTCCCCACTTCGCTCGATAAGACGCGTTCTACCGCTTTTTGTGCAGCTTCGTTTGCTTGTCCTAATATTAATAGTTTGCCGCTCATCATGACGCGCTTTCCTCCGTCACAAAAGCTTCGCTCGCTCCAGCCTCGTCTTCCGTCAATCCCAGTTCACCAGAATCATTCATCATGCGCATCAACTCTCGTACGACGCGATCCGCACGCTCTTGAACAATCTGCTCCGGATCACTCACAGACATTTCGACGACATCCTTTGCGACTTCCACCAATCCCAATACTTCAACCAGCCATAGCGCGCTGACGCGGTGTGAAGCTCGGTTGTCAATCAACATCCTTCGCAACTCAACCAATGCATCTTCCGGCCGATTTTGCATCAACACACCAATCGCATTCGCACGCGATCGGTTCGCATCATCATGTGTAAGCCCCATTAATCGTGCAATCACTTCAGGTGTCTGGATCGCTGCAACTGCTTCAATTGCGTTGGCTCTCACGCGGTCATCTGTATGGCTCAGTGATGTTTCAATTATCTTGGCCGCCTCGTGACTTTCGACTGTTCCTAAAGCCTTGACCGCACTCGCCCGTACTTGATTATCCATGTGATAAGTGAGTTGAATCAGTTTGCGCTCAAAGAAATCACCCTGTCCCAGAAGATCTATCATTGAAATAGAGCGCAGCTTAGTCTGTACATCAGATTTGCGTAACATCTCATCCAAATATACATGGAATCGCGGTGAAATCTTAATCAGTGCTCTGCCCGCTGCCATGCGTTTTTTGTGATCCATCTTCGACCAGTGATCCCAGAGCCGTTTGAATCCCAACGGCCCAAGGTGTCTGCCAGCCAAATGACGCACACTCTCATGTTCAGAATTCACCACACTTGCCAAAATTTTAGCAAGCCCCGAATACTTACATCCAATCAGATGCCATAACGCAATCCTCGCCACCTGTTCATCACGATCCATGCTAAACTCAGCGATCGCATCATGAACCGCCTCGCAAGGGCCGTGTTTTGATTCCTCTTGCGCGATTCGCAGCAAGATTCGCAATCCCATCAAACGCAACCCAGTATCATCCCACCTTGTTAGCTGCTTTAATTGCTCAACCTTCTCTAACCATCGCATAGGAATCAAGTCTAACCATGTAACCATGCCCCGTCGCTGATGCTCATTCATCCCCTCCATCGCGACCCAGCCGGGCCATAACCCCTCGCAGCTCCGCAATAATTCCAGTTTGTCACGCACTCGGCCCATCTCGAGCATTTCCCAATGATCCAGATAATCCTTAAACCGTCCTATCGCAATAGCTTGTTTAATACCATCTAACGCAGCATTAGATAATGTGCTGATTCCCATCATCGCAAATGTCGCCCGCCGAACTTCTACATCATCCCCCTGGCGTAGCAGACTCTGTATCGGGCCCACCGCCGCATGGCCGCGTACACTCAATACATGCGATGCTTCACTCATCCCTTTGCTGATCAGCCCGCACATCGCCACCAACACACCCGGATGCATGTGCGAGTCATACAACACGACCGATTCATCGACGACCTTCTGTAGATATGCCGCGCTCTCGGGCTCGATCGTCCCACCAATACCATGTCTTGCGCCAACACAATCCTTCGCCAGTTCAACAAATGTGTACGCCGCCGCATCACGCAGGACATCCGTGCCATGTCGCAGCTGCTCGCCAACCAAATAACTCAACCGTGTTGCCTTTGCCTCACGTACGATATCCAACACATTCGCCGGCCCCTCCGTATTTCGCCTGCTCGCCGCTTGGCGCAACGGCGTAAACAGTCGATTCACCATCCCCAGAATCCGCCCCTTCATCACATCCGGCAGCCGATGGTAATACAGAATCATCCCCAGAATCCCCTCCCCGCGCCGCCGTTTCAAGATCTCATTGCACAGTACCATCAACTCATCGCCGCTCGCCGTCCCCAGCGCAGCAGCCATCGCGCGGTCAACAACCACATCCTCCACACCCTGGACCGCTTCCATGACTGCCGTGTTACTCGCCATCCGTGCTTCTCGCTCAGCATGGCCAAGCGATTTTTCCTTCCTCAAAAACAATATCAGCGACCCGAAAGCCGCCTAAAACCGGTTTAAGCACCCACCTGTCCCGACCTTGCCGAGGCCTTTGCCCCAGTTTTGCACCAAATGTCCCCTGCAGGGCTCTTTTGTGCCCATTTTGCGTGCATATCAGAGCTGTTTTTCAAGAAAACACCCCAAAAATGACGCCATAAGACATTCTTGACGTAAGCCCCTATCGGCTCCGTCGCATCCCAACTCACCCCTCTGTCTTCCCTGTTTTATCGGCCATACCCAGTCCGAAAACCCAAAATCAGCCGCAAAAACAGAACGCTAACACAAAAAACCCTAAAAAAAGCTGAAAAAGGGGGTTCTCAAGGGAAACCCCATCGCTATAATCGCACTCGTAACATGAGTAAGCGTATCAACAAATTCAGGTTTTAGCTTACTGTCAGACTTGTCTACTATTGGGCATTGAATCGTGCTTCCGTCTGTTGGCCATGCCAACCCCACCTCGACGGTCACGGATCGCAGTCTTTTTCGATCCAAGCATCCTTCAATGACATACGCCCATAGACACTCCGCCTGGCAGTACAGCCATACGAGTGTCGAACCCGACCTGAATATTCAAAATTTGGTTTGCAGAATCCCTAACTTATTTACTGAGGGTTTTACTATGAGTGCTAGTCAGAAGACTACCAGCGCGCAGGTTTACCGCCTGATGCTCTACAATCGTCCCATGCACCCCGAGCTCTTTGATCTCTCCGCTCGCCGTATCGAACGTCACGGTGACTACGAAGTCGAAGCTTGGATCACATCCATCGGACATACCGTACGTTTTCAGTACGATGACCAGGTCATGACCGAAGCGGTTATCGATCGCGGCGATCATCTGCCCGAAAAAGGCCTAGTCCACGCCGTCCCATGTATCGGCGAAAAAGACTACGAGCGAGATTCGGAAGAAAACGGCATCGGTTTCATGACAACCATCCAAACCGAATCACTGACCGAGAACCTCTTCATGGCTACGCTCCGTGAAATGCAGGACTTCGCTCACGAAACCGGCGCCCTCTGCCGCGAGTGGACCGCACACAACGGCATACCCTGCCTCACAGTTCTCGATACTCAAAAGTACCGCAAGGAATTCCACTTCCAGTCATA contains these protein-coding regions:
- a CDS encoding HEAT repeat domain-containing protein encodes the protein MRKEKSLGHAEREARMASNTAVMEAVQGVEDVVVDRAMAAALGTASGDELMVLCNEILKRRRGEGILGMILYYHRLPDVMKGRILGMVNRLFTPLRQAASRRNTEGPANVLDIVREAKATRLSYLVGEQLRHGTDVLRDAAAYTFVELAKDCVGARHGIGGTIEPESAAYLQKVVDESVVLYDSHMHPGVLVAMCGLISKGMSEASHVLSVRGHAAVGPIQSLLRQGDDVEVRRATFAMMGISTLSNAALDGIKQAIAIGRFKDYLDHWEMLEMGRVRDKLELLRSCEGLWPGWVAMEGMNEHQRRGMVTWLDLIPMRWLEKVEQLKQLTRWDDTGLRLMGLRILLRIAQEESKHGPCEAVHDAIAEFSMDRDEQVARIALWHLIGCKYSGLAKILASVVNSEHESVRHLAGRHLGPLGFKRLWDHWSKMDHKKRMAAGRALIKISPRFHVYLDEMLRKSDVQTKLRSISMIDLLGQGDFFERKLIQLTYHMDNQVRASAVKALGTVESHEAAKIIETSLSHTDDRVRANAIEAVAAIQTPEVIARLMGLTHDDANRSRANAIGVLMQNRPEDALVELRRMLIDNRASHRVSALWLVEVLGLVEVAKDVVEMSVSDPEQIVQERADRVVRELMRMMNDSGELGLTEDEAGASEAFVTEESAS
- a CDS encoding DUF2617 family protein, which produces MSASQKTTSAQVYRLMLYNRPMHPELFDLSARRIERHGDYEVEAWITSIGHTVRFQYDDQVMTEAVIDRGDHLPEKGLVHAVPCIGEKDYERDSEENGIGFMTTIQTESLTENLFMATLREMQDFAHETGALCREWTAHNGIPCLTVLDTQKYRKEFHFQSYHLLGGCCNILRTQSIFEINEDF